The Schistocerca gregaria isolate iqSchGreg1 chromosome X, iqSchGreg1.2, whole genome shotgun sequence nucleotide sequence taaaagcaacccagtacaaacttaacttcctcagatttacaaataaggtaaagaagcacgaattctgttgctgctggaccatgaagttgtttttgtatgtcaatccttaaaataggtggaaatttaagttcaggagtacactatttgttaagaagtgtaatgaattgcgcaATTAATTGATTgccgaaatctctcagaacaatgtgtgttggtcaactacgccaatagtttcacattttcctgtgtcagagagggagacactaccattatgagtatgcctgcaacagacctggcgttcgccgtgcctagctgacgtgacgtcagcaaaaatcgccgaggccttcctttgagtcggtattGGCGGCACacgaaaacttaaattttttaaagaatgttattcaaattattgtatttaaatattttatattgttaTACTATTAAAACCATAAGCATCTGTGGAACATTAAACGTTGAGGCGTTGACAAGTTGTATtagcttagtgtgtgtgtgtgaagggggcgGGGGAGACTTGTCAGGGCCAGTAACCAACTATAACCCCTCATTTCTAGGTCTGGCGTCTGTCTGCCTTTCCGCTATTGTAGTCGACTAAGTCACTTTCCGGCTGCAGGGAGAAAGGGTTTTTTGGGCCTGAAAATGGACTGCGCTTTtcctaatcctcctaaatgggtgGCGGTCGGACCTGACTAGGACTAGATTAGCCAGCCGGAGGAAGTGTTGGATGAAAGTGACGGATTTGGCTATGGCGCATTCATGTcaacaaatttcatttatttccatgcCAGTTCGAGAGTAATGATTTCGTGTAATTCTTTCCCCATTAACTTGAAACTGTATTCCTGTTTTGCTGTTCTGGTGAATATCAGTGGGATCTGCTAATGGCCAGTTGGAGGCAGCGTATGAAATGTTAGTGGTATATTCCAGTCTACTGGTCGGACTTCGGATTCCCTTTGAAAGTAGTTGGACTGTCCAGCGCTTGATTATAGTATTGAAATAGTGAGGAGCTTAACCTTGTCTCGCGTGTTAAAGCGAGGCTGGCGGTTGCTATATGGAGTGACTGATATTGCAGCAGAGCAgtttagatatcgaaatagatgtcagagggatagaaaaacatttaaaatcgctcaaaagaggaaaggccgctggacctgatgggataccagttcgattttacacagagtacgcgaaggaactgtccccccttcttgcagcggtgtaccgtaagtctctagaagagcggagcgttccaagggattggaaaacggcacaggtcatccccgttttcaagaagggacgtcgtacagatgtgcagaactgtagacctatatctctaacgtcgatcagttgcagaattttggaacacgtattgtgttcgagtataatgacttttctggagactagaaatctactctgtaggaatcagcatgggtttcgaaaaagacgatcgtgtgaaacccagctctcgctatacgtccacgagactcggagggccatagacacgggttcccaggtagatgccgtgtttcttgacttccgcaaggcgttcgatacagttccccacagtcgtttaatgaacaaagtaagagcatatggactatcagaccaattgtgtgattgggttgaagagttcctagatagcagaacacagcatttcattcttaatggagagaagtcttccgaagtaagagtgatttcgggtgtgccgcaggggagtgtcgtaggacctttgctattcacagtatacataaatgaccttgtggataacatcggaagttcactgaggctaattGCGGAtgagctgtagtatatcgagaggttataagaatggaacattgtactgaaatacaggaggatctgcaacgaactgtcgcatggtgcagggaatggcaattgaatctcaatgtagacaagtgtaatgtgttgcgaatacatataaagaaaggtcctttatcatttagctacagtatagcaggtcaacaactggaagcagttaattccataaattatctgggagtacgcattaggagtgatttaaaatggaatgatcgtataaacttgatcgtcggtaaagcagatgccagactgagattcactggaagatcctaaggaaatgcaatccgaaaacagaggaagtaggttacagtacacttgttcgcccattgcttgaatattgctcaccagtgtgggatgcgtaccaaatagggttcatagaagagatagagaagatccaacggagagcagcgcgcttcgttataggctcatttagtgatcgcgaaagtgttacggagatgatacataaactccagtggaagactctgcaagagagacgctcagtagctcggtacgggcttttgttgaagtttcgagaacataccttcaccgaggagtcacgcagtatattgctccctcctacgtatatctcgcgaagagaccatgaagataaaatcagagagattagagcccacacagaggcataccgacaatctttctatgcacgaataatacgagactggaatagaagggagaactgatagaggtactcaaagtaccctccgccacacaccctcaggtggcgtgtggagtatggatgtagatgtagaattaatctGGATCCTCCAATAAACGTTTCCAATTAAGTCTTTGGTGCAGTGAGTCGCGTAATTTGTTTCGCGCTCTGCATATCACCTAGAGGACGTCGTTTCTTCCCGCGTCCATGTGTCTGACTTCGCGCGACGCCATGTAATCACTGAGTCACGGACGAAAGGAACTTTTCAGTACTAGCGTAAGATCCGCAGAAAAGTCCGCCACAGGCAAGAGTATTAATACCCTAGATATCAACTGCGGACCTATTCGCAAGGAGGAGTCAGAACTTGAAATGTCGCAAGAAATCAATGCAGCTCACATAGTACTAGGTATAGAAATATGGTTAAAACCAGAAAACGATACCAGTGAGGTTTCTGGGGGAAATTTAGATTCATATCAAAAGTATAGGCTAATCGGAAATGTAGGTGCTGTATTTATCGCAGCAGACAATAAACTGAAACCCACTGAGATGGAAATTTAAGCTGCCTGCAAAATTATAATTGAATCTTTTTGTCGACCACCTCAGTTATCTTCAGATGTAATCAAAAGCTTTAGAGAAAACCGAAGTTCGCTAGTACGTATGTTCCCCAATCACAttatcgtcgccggccgcggtggccgtgaggttctgggcgctacagtccggaaccgcgggactgctacggtcgcaggttcgaatcccgcctcgggcatggatgtgtgtgatgtccttaggttagttaggtttaagtagttctaagttctaggggactgatgacctaagatgttaagtcccatagtgctcagagccatttgaaccactttctcgtcgtcggaggagactttaatcatccaacaatcaactggaATAATTACAATTATAGAAGCGGTGGGCGTGACAAGATATACTGAACAACAATaacaaatgccttctctgaaaaataCCTGAAATAGGTTGTTCGAAAGCCCACTCATGATGGTAATATATTGAATGTAATGACAACAAATGGACCTGACCCCTTTGAAGCTGTCCAAACTGAAACTGATCAGTGTCCACGAGGTAGTTGTAGCAACTATGATTACTAACGTACGAATGGCAACTAAATCTGGTACAAAAGCTTAAGTGTTCAGAAAACTAGATAAAGAGACAGTAGTGTCATATCTGAATGAGAAAGTTGAAACAGTTAGCTCCGAACAGGTGCATGTATAAGAATTGTGGCTtaagttttaaaaaataattggCCATGGACTGGATAGATATTGTGCACCTGTGTATCTTGCCCTGGTACTTTAGTATCAGATATACTAGGTGGTTGTCATACAGTTTATAGGTAGGGAATATACAACATTATATTTATGCTATTTCAAAAGCTTAACTGAAAAGTAACGAAGTACTTACGTTCATCTAGTGGCGTGTCTTCCAATCGATTCTCTTTCAGAAGGTAGAAATTGATCCATCCCTTAGAAATGGAAAGCAGGTCGTTCTCGTTGGAAAGAGCCTCTTTCCCCTTGTAAGATTCTATGTTGTCCAGCTCCTTCTTGGTGAGTTTGTTGCAGAGTGACGATTGCCTCGACCTGTCTGCCACGCTGCGGACCGTATCTTCGTTCGACGAGTCGAGAGAAGCGCTTCTCTCTTCAGGAATCACCTCGAACCTGTGGCAGTACGTGCCGGACAGCAAATTGTTGGAGCACGGCGAAGGAGCTGGTGGGAGTAGCCTCGAAAGCTTTCTAACGGGCAACCGGGACGGTTTGCGAGAATTCGGCCGCACGATCGCCTCACTGTCGGGCACTTTCTTTCCGTACATTGTGCTCGTCCATTTCTTAACGGGAACAGCTGATTTTAACAAAGGTTTCGTGGGAATTACTGATTTTAACAAGGGCTTGGGGCAATTTGTTCGATCACGTGTGTCTTCAGCCGGGGCTAAATTCCGAAATTTGTCTGTTCCGTTTACAGAATTCGTTTCTGGCTTGCAATGGCTAGTGACGTCTGCTGACTCCAAAGGCACTTCAGTTTTCTCGTCTTTTTCATTGTAACTATTATCTGGAATAAGTAAAGGCACATTCTCTTCCTCGATGGCATTTGGCTCAAGTGGCTCAAGAGTATCTAATATTGGCGTTTCATTTTTTGTAGGCGGAACCGCAGCTGCTGTATCTGCGGATATGGGCTTCGCGGTTTCATTATTGGCCTTTTTAATTTTCTGTATACTATCAGAAGTACGTCTAGAGGTCCTTAGTTTAGGTCTCGGTGATGCTGACGTGTTATTGATGCACGAGTGTCTACGAATTACTTTGGCACTATCTCTCTGGGAAGTCTTTGTGTCTAAGCGATGTCTAGGTGGAGGTAGAAACGTTGTGGCACAATTGTGGCGTTTCTCTTGAGTCTGTATTTCTGAAGAGGCACCTGTTTTTCTCGGGCTATCTTTGTCCGTCGTGGGTTGCCGGTCCTGAGGAAGTGGTGCAATAGAAGTACTTTTCCAGTTGGCTTCGGAGTGGTTACTTTCTGCCTTCTTGGCAGATTCGTTGTACACTAGTGGACTGAGTCTTCTGCAGGCACGCCTGGGCTGGTTGATATCTGGAAGACTGAGCGTCGGTTTTTTGTGCAAGTGCGCACTCGCGTCGAGTTTTGACGCCAGCCTCGCGTCCCGCTTTTCGACAACTGGAGCGGAGAGCTTGTGCTGCTCTCTGCAGCGACGCTGCCTCTCGATGAGCTGCCGGCGGCGCTCGGAGAGCTTCCGGTGTAGGCTGCGAGGCAAGCTGAGAGCCAGCGCCCTCTCCGTGGCGGGCCGCGGGCCGGACCCCCCGACTGGCACGAAGAACGCTTTCAGCTGCGTGTCTTCGAGGCTGTCCACCAGGCTCAGCCCGCTTTCCGAGTCCTCCTCGTCACTGCTGCTGCTACACTCCGCAGAGGATACGTTAACCAGCATGGAGACGGAGCGTGGCAAGGCGGAGTAGCGTGCAACGCAAACTTGCGCCCTCTCTCCCTCGCAGTAGCTACTACCCGCAATCACGTCGCATCCCCCACCCACCTCCGGCAACACGTTGGCACTGATGGCCTTGTCCGCTCTCGAAACACATCCCGACCCACCGGTAAAACTGTTGAACGCTGCACACGGATCCACCGAGTCTCTGCCGCTCATTTGGGCACACAATCTCGAATCTCGTTTTGAGCACGCTGAAAACGTATCGCGTGCTCTCTGAACGTCCGCAATCGTCTTTACACTGGCGCTGCTGCTCGAGGAAGGCGTAGCTGGGCGATCTAGGAACTGCAGATAACCGCCGTTGCTGCTGGACGACTTGCTCCTGGGATTGGACGTCGAGCAGCCACTGGTGGGGGTCAAGGGCTCCATGCCTTTATCTGTGCGTTCGAGAAAGCGGACACACTCTGCCAGGAAGGTGTCCCCGCTGTGGGACGCAGGCAGTGTTGCAGTTGCTGAGGACGGTGTTACGTCGCTCTCGGCGCAACAGTTCCGGGGCCCGTCTTCGGCATTAACATTTATCGCAGTACGAAAACTGCTGCTCACTGTTGTCGACGGCTCACCACTCTGGCAGCCCACCGAGGCTCGGCTGCTGGGACACGATACGCTGGCGGGCGATGCTCCTCGGCAGCACGGCTTGCAGTTGATGACAGTTGGCAGCTCGGGAACTATACTGTTGGCCTCAGTTCCCGAACTGGACGTACGGCCAGCGCTGTCCAGGATCTCGAGGTTGCCTTCGGAATGAGGGCTATTGTTGTACGGCAAGGTGGTACTCCGACTGCTGCCTGAGCGGCCGGTACTCCACTCGCTTCCTGTACAAAGTTGACACGTGTTGTACTTCCCTACTACATACAAATACGTTAAAATAAACGAGTAATATATATCttacgttggtgcataagttcgtagcgtttttctataAGTTTCAAAAATAAAACAGATGCACATAACAGTGACTTTagtcataaatacactactggccataaaaattgcaacaccacgaagatgacgtgctacagacgcgaaagttaaccgacaggaagatgatgctgtgatatgcaaatgattaccttttcagaacattcacacaaggttggcgccggtggcgacacctacaacgtgctgacatgaggaaagtttccaaccgatttctcatacacaaacagcagttgaccggcgttgcctggtgaaacgttgttgtgatgcctcgtctaaggaggagaaatgcgtaccatcacgtttccgactttgataaaggtcggattgtagcctatagcgattgcagtttatcgtatcgcgacattgctgctcgcgttggtcgagattcaatgactgttagcagaatatggaatcggtgggttcaggggggtaatacggaacgccgtgctggatcccaacggcttcgtatcgctagcagtcgagatgaaagccatcttatccgcatggttgtaacggatcgtgcagccacgtctcgatccctgagtcaacagatggggaagtttgcaagacaacacccatctgcacgaacagttcgacgacgtttgcagcagcatggactatcagctcatagaccatggcagcggttacccttgacgctgcatcacagacaggagcgtctgcgatggtgtactcaaagacgaacctgagtgcacgaatggcaaaacgtcattttttcggatgaatccaggttctgcttacagcatcatgactgtcgcattagtgtttggcgtcatcgcggtgaacgcacattggaagcgtgtattcgtcatcgctatactggcgtatcacccggcgtgatggtatggggtgccagtggttacacgtctcggtcacctcttgttcgcactgacgccacttcgaacagtggacgttgcatttcagatgtgttacgacccgtggctctaaccttcattcgatccctgcgaaaccctacatttcagcaggacaatgcacgaccgcatgtttcatgtcctgtacgggcctttctggatacagaaaatgttcgactgctgccttggccagcacatactccagatctctcaccaattgaaaacgtctggtcaatagttgtagagcaactggctcctcacaatacgccagtcactactcttgatgaactgtgtatcgtgttgaagctgcgtgagcagctgtacctgtacacgccatcaaagctctgtttgactcaatgcccaggcgtatcaaagccattattacggccagaggtggttgttctgggcactgatttcgcaggatctatgcacccaaattacgtgaaaatgtaatcacatgtcagttctagtataatttatttgtccaatgaatacccgtttatcatctgcttttcttcttggtgtagcaattttaatggccagtagtgtaacatattctccttcactatttaaaagagtctgccaacgctggggtgacTTTTCGAtaccgtgactgtagaaatcacgtggttttgtggCGCTGAGCTCGTGGAGCCTTGTtctgagcgcattttcatccggaaaggatgtTCCTTCAAGGTtgctcgatagagagcggaaaagatgaaaattcttggattgcgtctgcaagacgtttcagttgttgaGAATAAATGTCAGCGGTAATgggtacacctcggggaagcaattcgtaatacaccacatcgtcgctgttccaccagctgcataacattaccttttgtggatgcacgcatgtctttgtacggggagttgctgctttgtttgggctaaaCCAATCCGTTCTTTTCCttgcgttagcataaagacaccatttcgagTCACCAGTATCTAACATGATGAGAATGGTCCGTGTCGTTCACGACCTAGTTGGTGGCGAGCACGCAGAGATACATGTATCACCACTCGCTGAGTTTTGCGATTTTGCCTTAGAGCTTGCGGTATCTATACACGCGATTTTTGAACCTGCAcgaaaatgtcgcatgatggtggaatgatcacagttcacatttgccatttctcgGGTACACTGAcgtgggtcattgtggattaatgcgtttaactgATCGtcaaaccccgaaagtcttcctgaacacGGAGACTcactatagtctgtcggtaaactgaagagcgagcgagcgagccccCACActgccaacccagctacgtcacaaagcgcttctacaggctgtttcacaacacagtaccggccctgccgcggcgcgctcttcaaatctGTGGCGAAGCCGTGTACAGatgcattaagaccataaggaatacaaaaagcgatagcttcttccgaaacacaacattataaaataaataatattaacataagaacagaagtcaggattctactacaaacatagaaccaaatgcctgttcatgtgaatgtatgttccttTATTGCTATTCGTAAAAAGAACCCCATATAACGCAaccagtctgtagaatttaagaattgctattattttgtgtttctactaaatggtagaagttttctttaaaggactgcattgaaacttaacaattcttgcaacacaaagagtgtttaaaaagtaagcagaaatttattattttgtttgttgtattcgtccgatttgcactactttttttgTTACTCTCTTCGTAAACGTGCCTCAGAAGTATGAGtccaatgttatgcatattgggtatttactttgttgtcagctgtcagaaaggttacatgtgttttggtagcatcaacgattatttgctttgtataaaaataaattagataatctgtattaaattttgttataagaatggaataaagtgaatgaaatttttagaaatggtaaatattgcttttggtgagcctgttatgagtaaaccaagggctgacatgtggtataaacatttcaaagcaggccttaaatgACAGCGGTTTTACtggcatggatgagattaaaaattcacagttaagagacctataaactatcccgaagaaacagttcctaaagtgtttcgggaattggaaaaagcactggtatAAGTGTATAgcatgtaatggggaatattttgaagaggttaACATttctgtagattaacaaataaagttcttataaaaaaataaaaattaatatgtgaatgcacctcgtatgtcaagctttttgcttagaagtccagaatcggtgtacatgtttcgaaggaaatttctgCAGTGCTTAGCATAGCTattgcgcacatgttttaagcaatatgtcttagaatcaaGTGAATAGTGacagagatagagatttagtgttccacaAGCATCACAGGTTTcacgtgattttgaaactgtctataacgatgggtttcctcccaaaattagtACTTTTCCTTCGtcgcgattccagtaaaccatgcggcttatttttccATTCCTTACTTATGCGTCCTATTAggtgaggctgacgtttgcatataTTGCAGCCCTTTGAAtgagactggtaatattagccaacagttctttttgggtcgcctctttaatacacgctgtaataacattagagacgatcgaacgctcgttactccccaaatacctcctcttcttcgtattctgcgcattttcttgcagtgctagacgattatccatcacttacggatatcgaagtacatcagtaagtatacaaagttagctcattgacactggcaactaagataccacgaacagaaacgacatatATCACTGCTCGCCGATCTACACTGCTAGACAGATAACGGGCTACAGATTGTGtgtgcccctgtaggccggtggcagcgttcttccgggaaaggccacttcccccaccaaaagcgttgctcgctcttgagtttacataCAGActataatgtcaaaacgatcctcctaaaaacgagaaaactattttcttgctgtgctctgttcaattgcattatccccatacacggcgcaaatgtttatgactgcctccgctgttgtcacccctctactgaactcaaacggaAGACTACgccggaaatgtttcgatttctccacttggcactccattttctagcgaccACATCTCCATTCAGTGGctccaaatgaaaaaatgacaatCTATAAACTCACAAGGCAACAgttactgccggccgaagtggcgaagcggttctcggggctacagtctggaaccgcgcgaccgctacggtcgcaggttcgaatcctgcctcgggcatggatgtgtgtgatgtccttaggttagttaggtttaagtatttctacgttctaggggactgatgacctcagaagttaagtcccatagtgctaagagccatttgaaccatttgagcaacagttactacaaataaaaaacgacagtcgatgaataaacccatatcaaccagaataccaacatgcaaaacagaaaccCTACAAACTTATGCACGAACCTAGAAAATTGTATAATCTGCCTCATTTCAGTTACTTCAACAAAAGTAACTTGGTTACAGACACAGTTTTTTTCAAGGTTTGAAGAATGCACCGCATACAGACTTCGTTGCTCATGTGCAAAAACTTGAAATCATTTATAAATACTACACGTGAATAGAAATCCATCAGACAGATCTCTGTGGGCGCTTACAGTCGTTCAAAGAGAACACATCCGAAAGAAAATATGA carries:
- the LOC126297696 gene encoding cyclin-dependent kinase 12-like isoform X2 is translated as MRLYVLCRGGCPTLSRVLRTIREVWTESDASSLDRQQGMARAGAGGCGGPRWQRRLSLPEAVMRRYAVQLAQSDDSEDARASEPAPSPPATGSEWSTGRSGSSRSTTLPYNNSPHSEGNLEILDSAGRTSSSGTEANSIVPELPTVINCKPCCRGASPASVSCPSSRASVGCQSGEPSTTVSSSFRTAINVNAEDGPRNCCAESDVTPSSATATLPASHSGDTFLAECVRFLERTDKGMEPLTPTSGCSTSNPRSKSSSSNGGYLQFLDRPATPSSSSSASVKTIADVQRARDTFSACSKRDSRLCAQMSGRDSVDPCAAFNSFTGGSGCVSRADKAISANVLPEVGGGCDVIAGSSYCEGERAQVCVARYSALPRSVSMLVNVSSAECSSSSDEEDSESGLSLVDSLEDTQLKAFFVPVGGSGPRPATERALALSLPRSLHRKLSERRRQLIERQRRCREQHKLSAPVVEKRDARLASKLDASAHLHKKPTLSLPDINQPRRACRRLSPLVYNESAKKAESNHSEANWKSTSIAPLPQDRQPTTDKDSPRKTGASSEIQTQEKRHNCATTFLPPPRHRLDTKTSQRDSAKVIRRHSCINNTSASPRPKLRTSRRTSDSIQKIKKANNETAKPISADTAAAVPPTKNETPILDTLEPLEPNAIEEENVPLLIPDNSYNEKDEKTEVPLESADVTSHCKPETNSVNGTDKFRNLAPAEDTRDRTNCPKPLLKSVIPTKPLLKSAVPVKKWTSTMYGKKVPDSEAIVRPNSRKPSRLPVRKLSRLLPPAPSPCSNNLLSGTYCHRFEVIPEERSASLDSSNEDTVRSVADRSRQSSLCNKLTKKELDNIESYKGKEALSNENDLLSISKGWINFYLLKENRLEDTPLDERGGRQLTAAAAAPATTPAAAPTAESSPAYSSDSPPSPPPLPPARRRHRARQQPAPLPRPASPASPACAAATGWSVTVAANLHQSEELEMRLSFPACVHSAVTSQSDSGVGEENSGCLVATPQPPPPALPPTQPRFTLTLRSRAQHIHLPHYRR
- the LOC126297696 gene encoding uncharacterized protein LOC126297696 isoform X1 — protein: MRLYVLCRGGCPTLSRVLRTIREVWTESDASSLDRQQGMARAGAGGCGGPRWQRRLSLPEAVMRRYAVQLAQSDDSEDARASEPAPSPPATGSEWSTGRSGSSRSTTLPYNNSPHSEGNLEILDSAGRTSSSGTEANSIVPELPTVINCKPCCRGASPASVSCPSSRASVGCQSGEPSTTVSSSFRTAINVNAEDGPRNCCAESDVTPSSATATLPASHSGDTFLAECVRFLERTDKGMEPLTPTSGCSTSNPRSKSSSSNGGYLQFLDRPATPSSSSSASVKTIADVQRARDTFSACSKRDSRLCAQMSGRDSVDPCAAFNSFTGGSGCVSRADKAISANVLPEVGGGCDVIAGSSYCEGERAQVCVARYSALPRSVSMLVNVSSAECSSSSDEEDSESGLSLVDSLEDTQLKAFFVPVGGSGPRPATERALALSLPRSLHRKLSERRRQLIERQRRCREQHKLSAPVVEKRDARLASKLDASAHLHKKPTLSLPDINQPRRACRRLSPLVYNESAKKAESNHSEANWKSTSIAPLPQDRQPTTDKDSPRKTGASSEIQTQEKRHNCATTFLPPPRHRLDTKTSQRDSAKVIRRHSCINNTSASPRPKLRTSRRTSDSIQKIKKANNETAKPISADTAAAVPPTKNETPILDTLEPLEPNAIEEENVPLLIPDNSYNEKDEKTEVPLESADVTSHCKPETNSVNGTDKFRNLAPAEDTRDRTNCPKPLLKSVIPTKPLLKSAVPVKKWTSTMYGKKVPDSEAIVRPNSRKPSRLPVRKLSRLLPPAPSPCSNNLLSGTYCHRFEVIPEERSASLDSSNEDTVRSVADRSRQSSLCNKLTKKELDNIESYKGKEALSNENDLLSISKGWINFYLLKENRLEDTPLDERGGRQLTAAAAAPATTPAAAPTAESSPAYSSDSPPSPPPLPPARRRHRARQQPAPLPRPASPASPACAAATGWSVTVAANLHQSEELEMRLSFPACVHSAVTSQSDSGVGEENSGCLVATPQPPPPALPPTQPRFTLTLRSRAQRSVNHITELPHSDKRQFQYFPDVNNTTGLNKSSKKSTKTGDILLPITTHSAEDEMKRQRRLSVPWPDLHRSSSIVRKRTAYPSTTLQTLSVKGCAITPERKSHFRSASERDISRAFAT